A region from the Bactrocera dorsalis isolate Fly_Bdor chromosome 1, ASM2337382v1, whole genome shotgun sequence genome encodes:
- the LOC125775559 gene encoding uncharacterized protein LOC125775559, translated as MSANKSYTYNSQEPIAQINTDGVHLQFETSINQNGNNHIIVEEAGTINSYTLDRTFLEAIQSTIDAAVSKSMGRIVEEVRSLRQDIAELRNSRDNVPLKKIMPAEPLNTVEQFMELESLLQKDEEYAKFKSELMQNIKYTGAKFVRTAWRSLVSDECAQHFAWSGTSDKKTCPRLKSIYGYPRCLLT; from the exons atgtccgCCAATAAATCATACACATACAACTCCCAAGAACCAATAGCCCAAATAAATACCGATGGAGTGCATTTGCAATTTGAAACATCCATCAACCAAAACGGAAATAACCACATCATAGTCGAAGAAGCAGGAACAATTAATAGCTATACACTGGATCGCACATTTTTAGAAG CAATTCAAAGCACCATTGATGCAGCTGTATCCAAATCTATGGGAAGAATCGTAGAGGAGGTAAGAAGCTTGCGGCAAGATATCGCAGAGTTGAGGAATAGCAGAGACAAtgttccattaaaaaagattatgcCAGCGGAACCTTTAAACACAGTGGAGCAATTTATGGAATTGGAGAGTTTACTCCAGAAGGATGAAGAATATGCtaaattt aaatcggaacttatgcaaaatattaaatacacagGAGCGAAATTCGTCAGAACAGCTTGGCGCTCATTGGTATCCGATGAATGTGCTCAACATTTTGCTTGGAGTGGAACGTCAGACAAAAAAACCTGTCCGCGTCTTAAAAGTATCTATGGC